From the Musa acuminata AAA Group cultivar baxijiao chromosome BXJ3-1, Cavendish_Baxijiao_AAA, whole genome shotgun sequence genome, the window gaTGCACTGAAATCCAACTCTGGTCTCACACCACAAAGCTATTTAAGTATTCGATAATGATGAGATTAATCGAGGTAGACACTGGATCGGAGATTAATTAGTAATTAAATACTCTTCCTTTGGGAGCAGCCGCACGTAGTGTCTGTACAGCGGTTCTCCCCGAGCCGGCGGCGCTTGGGAGGCGCCTCAGGGCGGACCGGAAGGCTGTGGGCGTCGAAGGTGGCGGCTTCGGCGGCGGACGGTAGCTGGGCAGCCGAGTCACAGCTGCCGCAGGCGGCGGCGTCGAGGACGGCCACGGGGctctgcggcggcggcggcggctcctGCGGCTCGCGCGAGGCGTACGGCGTCTTGGTCCTCGACCGAGGCGCTGACGGACACGTGTCAATCAGGTAGTCCTCCATGAGCTGGCGACACCCGCTCACCACTTGCTGCTCTCCCgaaaagggagaagaaagagaaataaagaaataaagttagaaataaaagcaaaaaagagagagggggaaaaaagggcgatattttatttaattattttttaagaatttCCGACAGTGGTCATTTACTGTCCGAATTGACCGGCATAAAGTTGCAGAACCGCGCCAAAATTCTGCGTCCGACCACCCCCGGTGAACGGTATCGCCCACCGCATGCCACACCTCCTATATTAATTGATCATTTATGTCACATATATCATTGTCGTTCATTTCCATAACAAGCCACTTTGATTTGTATCGATATATGTCATTCGTTGAAGTTTCTCATCAACTAAAATGGGAAAGAGTGGTGTATCGCTGTCAACGATGGGGGAGTGGGGGTGGAGACGGTAATCAGACAGttaaaagacaaaaaagaaaaaggaattacCTTGTTCACCCACTCATCGGAACAGCGCAGCACATCGGCGCTGCCTCCGGCCGACGGATCGGCCACCTCGTCAGCCGCGCACAGTGCCGCCGCGGCCGCGATCGCCGACGGCCGGTACCCCAGGAAATCCACCACTGCCGCAGAAAGAAAAAGTAAAGCCAGTTGGTGCACGCATTTGGAAGCGGACTAAAAATGGGATCTTTTTTCATCTTAGTTGGGTGGATACCGCGGACGGAGGAGAGGATGAGGTCGGCGGCGCGGGAGAGGAGGGCGGAGGGACATGAGGGGACGAGGTGCGGGAGGAAGTCGAAAGGTGTGATGGCGCGCATGCGCCAGCCGAGGGCGGTCATGAGTAGGAGCTCCATGCGGCCGACGGTGTGGGGGTCGAATACGTAGCGCTGGTCGAGAATCTGTAGGTCCAGGAGCGACGGCACGTGCGTCTCCTCCATCTTCGCCGCCACCGAGACGCAGGCCA encodes:
- the LOC135628486 gene encoding cyclin-D2-1-like, whose product is MAPSPDFFSSSNLLCTEDASAVASGGEDRDHAVAASEWAPACPATASALVDGRGLASLLAAETDHMPRPDYLPRFLSRTLDATARHDAVKWILKVNELYRFRALTAYLSVNYLDRFLSSHSLPGLENGGSGGGWPMQLLSVACVSVAAKMEETHVPSLLDLQILDQRYVFDPHTVGRMELLLMTALGWRMRAITPFDFLPHLVPSCPSALLSRAADLILSSVRVVDFLGYRPSAIAAAAALCAADEVADPSAGGSADVLRCSDEWVNKQVVSGCRQLMEDYLIDTCPSAPRSRTKTPYASREPQEPPPPPQSPVAVLDAAACGSCDSAAQLPSAAEAATFDAHSLPVRPEAPPKRRRLGENRCTDTTCGCSQRKSI